A single region of the Streptomyces sp. NBC_01381 genome encodes:
- a CDS encoding SCO5389 family protein: MSLDVSPALLEQAERGEVDEAEFVDCVRTSLPYAWEMISSLVAQLKVDGGEFADNQTPPPDEQARGQLLRALASDAIRGALQRHFGVRLAFQNCHRVAVFPLDASVDDRLARFTSIRGQLLNQSPELRDC, from the coding sequence ATGTCGCTCGACGTCTCACCGGCACTGTTGGAACAGGCCGAGCGAGGCGAGGTCGATGAAGCGGAATTCGTCGACTGCGTCCGGACCTCCCTGCCCTACGCATGGGAGATGATCAGCTCCCTGGTGGCCCAGCTGAAGGTTGACGGCGGAGAGTTCGCCGACAATCAGACGCCGCCGCCCGACGAGCAGGCGCGTGGCCAGCTGCTGCGCGCACTCGCGAGTGACGCGATCCGCGGTGCGCTGCAACGGCACTTCGGCGTGCGCCTGGCATTCCAGAACTGCCACCGTGTGGCGGTGTTCCCCCTGGATGCTTCCGTGGACGACCGGCTGGCCCGATTCACCTCGATCCGAGGTCAGTTGCTCAATCAGTCACCCGAACTGCGGGACTGCTGA
- a CDS encoding ABC transporter permease: protein MAATQVLKSEWTKIRSVASTVWTLGLAVVVTVGLGLLISILAKNDYDSLNAQDRRVFDPTFTSFAGMSLGQLAMIVFGVLVVSNEYSTGMIRTSLSAVPQRGTFMFSKVAVATLLSLAVGIVTSFIAFFVGQAMLGEHRAEIGDPGVLRAVIGGGLYMALIAMFSMGVATMLRSPMLSLGILMPFFFLISSILGNVSATKKVGRYLPDQAGSKIMQVKTPLDDDTPYGPWGGLAIMVAWVVVALIGGYALLKKRDA from the coding sequence ATGGCCGCGACGCAAGTCCTGAAGTCGGAGTGGACCAAGATCCGCTCGGTCGCGTCGACCGTGTGGACGCTGGGGCTCGCCGTGGTCGTCACGGTCGGGCTCGGCCTGCTGATCAGCATCCTGGCGAAGAACGACTACGACAGCCTCAACGCCCAGGACCGCAGGGTCTTCGACCCGACCTTCACCAGCTTCGCCGGGATGAGCCTCGGCCAGCTCGCGATGATCGTCTTTGGTGTGCTCGTCGTCTCGAACGAGTACAGCACCGGCATGATCCGCACCTCGCTCTCCGCGGTCCCGCAGCGCGGCACCTTCATGTTCAGCAAGGTCGCGGTCGCCACGCTGCTCTCGCTTGCGGTCGGCATCGTGACGAGCTTCATCGCGTTCTTCGTGGGGCAGGCGATGCTCGGCGAGCACAGGGCCGAGATCGGCGATCCCGGTGTGCTGCGCGCGGTCATCGGCGGCGGGCTCTACATGGCGCTCATCGCGATGTTCTCGATGGGCGTCGCCACGATGCTGCGCAGCCCGATGCTCTCGCTCGGCATCCTGATGCCGTTCTTCTTCCTGATCTCCAGCATCCTGGGCAACGTATCGGCCACGAAGAAGGTCGGCCGCTACCTCCCCGACCAGGCCGGAAGCAAAATCATGCAGGTGAAGACGCCGCTGGACGACGACACTCCGTACGGTCCGTGGGGCGGGCTCGCGATCATGGTGGCGTGGGTCGTGGTCGCCCTGATCGGCGGCTACGCCCTGTTGAAGAAGCGTGATGCCTAG
- a CDS encoding ABC transporter permease → MSNAYTSPIPVKKTHIGNALASEWTKIKSVRSTMWTLGVFLLLVIGIGLLVAAQTEPRDYLDVPFTIPAFFGLVLGQICLITLGVLVTSSEYGTGMIRTTFTASPQRYRVLAAKIVVFFVIAFVVSAASIFLVGAMTSGMHSGSEAGDVAWGGTVLKGGLYVSLLGVLALAVGSMLRHSAGAITAMLGLVLVPAILPAFLLISESTRSVGEKMMDYNAPNSLAKIFQIDTGSGNGNSQLVLLIVVTLAAIVGAFALLEKRDV, encoded by the coding sequence ATGAGCAACGCCTACACCTCGCCGATCCCGGTCAAGAAGACCCACATCGGCAACGCCCTGGCCTCCGAGTGGACGAAGATCAAGTCGGTCCGCTCGACGATGTGGACGCTCGGCGTCTTCCTCCTCCTGGTCATCGGCATCGGCCTGCTCGTCGCCGCGCAGACGGAACCCCGTGACTATCTGGACGTGCCGTTCACCATCCCGGCGTTCTTCGGTCTGGTCCTCGGCCAGATCTGCCTGATCACGCTCGGCGTCCTGGTGACGTCGTCCGAGTACGGCACGGGCATGATCCGTACGACGTTCACGGCGTCGCCGCAGCGCTACCGCGTCCTCGCCGCGAAGATCGTGGTCTTCTTCGTGATCGCCTTCGTCGTCTCGGCGGCGTCCATCTTCCTGGTGGGCGCCATGACGTCGGGGATGCACAGCGGCTCTGAGGCGGGCGACGTGGCGTGGGGCGGCACGGTCCTCAAGGGCGGCCTCTACGTCTCGCTCCTGGGCGTCCTCGCCCTGGCGGTCGGCTCGATGCTGCGCCACTCGGCGGGCGCGATCACCGCGATGCTGGGCCTGGTCCTGGTGCCCGCGATCCTGCCCGCGTTCCTGCTGATCTCGGAGAGCACCCGCAGCGTGGGCGAGAAGATGATGGACTACAACGCGCCCAACTCGCTCGCCAAGATCTTCCAGATCGACACCGGCTCGGGCAACGGCAACTCGCAGCTGGTGCTGCTGATCGTCGTGACGCTGGCCGCGATCGTCGGCGCCTTCGCGCTTCTGGAGAAGCGCGACGTCTGA
- a CDS encoding LLM class flavin-dependent oxidoreductase, protein MRVGSFVLAAQFPGQGQGEALHRAVRSAEVAEEAGLDAVWLAEHHFVPYGTCPSAVTLAALLLGRTRRIRVGTAVSVLPTAHPVALGEQAALLHVTSGGRFSLGVGRGGPWVDLEVFGSGLDAYEKGFPESLDLLLRWLTEPRVASENGRFAFREVAVVPRPQEALPGSDVSDASGADTPEAVGGPELIVACTSPSSVRLAAERGLPMLLGMHVGDEEKAEMVALWRRHARASGRTPEEIHTAAHVSAGVAQIADRRLEAAETLQKAMPGWLKQGLDAHVTVDGRARAMRDPLAYTELLCGIHPVGTPQVCADRISATSERTGITRFALLVEGSGDLSTTEENVRRLGAEVLPQLG, encoded by the coding sequence ATGCGTGTAGGTAGTTTTGTTCTGGCCGCCCAGTTCCCCGGACAGGGGCAGGGGGAGGCGCTGCACCGTGCGGTGCGGTCCGCCGAGGTGGCCGAGGAGGCGGGTCTGGACGCGGTCTGGCTCGCCGAGCACCACTTCGTGCCGTACGGCACGTGTCCGTCCGCCGTGACCCTCGCCGCGCTCCTTCTCGGGCGTACGCGGCGCATCCGCGTCGGCACCGCCGTGAGCGTGCTGCCGACCGCGCATCCCGTCGCGCTCGGCGAGCAGGCGGCGCTGCTGCACGTGACGTCCGGCGGGCGCTTCTCGCTGGGTGTGGGGCGCGGCGGGCCATGGGTGGACCTGGAGGTCTTCGGCTCCGGTCTCGACGCGTACGAGAAGGGCTTCCCGGAGTCCCTCGATCTGCTGCTGCGGTGGCTGACCGAGCCCCGGGTCGCCAGCGAGAACGGCCGCTTCGCCTTCCGCGAGGTCGCCGTGGTGCCCCGCCCGCAAGAGGCCCTGCCCGGCTCGGACGTCTCGGACGCCTCGGGCGCCGACACTCCGGAGGCGGTGGGCGGCCCCGAGCTGATCGTCGCCTGCACCTCGCCGTCGAGCGTGCGGCTCGCTGCGGAGCGCGGTCTGCCGATGCTGCTCGGCATGCATGTCGGCGACGAGGAGAAGGCCGAAATGGTGGCGTTGTGGCGCAGGCACGCGCGCGCCTCGGGGCGCACGCCGGAGGAGATCCACACGGCCGCGCACGTCTCCGCCGGGGTCGCGCAGATCGCGGACCGGCGCCTGGAAGCGGCGGAGACGCTGCAGAAGGCGATGCCGGGCTGGCTGAAGCAGGGACTGGACGCGCATGTCACGGTCGACGGCCGGGCGCGGGCGATGCGGGACCCGCTCGCGTACACCGAACTGCTCTGCGGCATCCACCCGGTGGGCACCCCCCAGGTGTGCGCCGACCGGATCTCGGCGACCTCGGAGCGGACGGGCATCACACGCTTCGCGCTGCTTGTCGAGGGCTCGGGAGATCTGTCCACGACGGAGGAGAACGTCCGCAGGCTGGGCGCCGAGGTGCTGCCCCAGCTGGGCTGA
- a CDS encoding ATP/GTP-binding protein: MSPRRNRPKGAGAGEDSPRADAEPSGRYGGFQRAESWQDEQWSVRHVAGASAAGKTYRCPGCDQEIPSGMAHVVAWPEHSGVDERRHWHKACWNAKDRRTSRVQRSRNAPRY, encoded by the coding sequence GTGTCCCCGCGTCGCAACCGCCCCAAGGGCGCCGGAGCCGGAGAAGACAGTCCGCGTGCGGACGCGGAGCCTTCGGGCCGCTACGGCGGCTTCCAGCGGGCCGAGAGCTGGCAGGACGAGCAGTGGAGCGTGCGCCATGTCGCGGGCGCGAGCGCGGCGGGCAAGACCTACCGCTGCCCCGGCTGCGACCAGGAGATCCCGTCCGGCATGGCGCATGTGGTGGCCTGGCCCGAGCACTCGGGCGTGGACGAGCGCAGGCACTGGCACAAGGCCTGCTGGAACGCGAAGGACCGCCGCACCTCGCGGGTGCAGCGGTCCCGTAACGCGCCTCGGTACTGA
- the nucS gene encoding endonuclease NucS produces the protein MRLVIARCSVDYAGRLTAHLPSAPRLILVKADGSVSIHADDRAYKPLNWMSPPCTLKEGSGDDAGVWTVVNKAGEKLIITMEEILHDSSHELGVDPGLIKDGVEAHLQELLADRIETLGDGYSLIRREYMTAIGPVDILCRDADGQTVAVEIKRRGEIDGVEQLTRYLELLNRDPHLAPVKGIFAAQEIKPQARVLATDRGIGCTVLDYNAMRGIEDDKLRLF, from the coding sequence ATGCGTCTCGTCATTGCCCGATGCTCCGTGGATTACGCGGGCAGGCTCACCGCCCATCTCCCGTCGGCCCCCCGCCTGATCCTTGTGAAGGCGGACGGCAGTGTCTCGATCCACGCGGACGACCGGGCCTACAAACCCCTCAACTGGATGTCCCCGCCCTGCACGTTGAAGGAGGGTTCGGGGGACGACGCCGGCGTCTGGACCGTCGTGAACAAGGCGGGCGAGAAGCTCATCATCACGATGGAGGAGATCCTGCACGACTCCTCGCACGAACTCGGCGTCGATCCCGGCCTCATCAAGGACGGCGTAGAAGCACACCTTCAGGAACTGCTCGCCGACCGGATCGAGACCCTCGGCGACGGCTACTCCCTGATCCGCCGCGAGTACATGACGGCGATCGGCCCGGTGGACATCCTCTGCCGTGACGCCGACGGGCAGACCGTCGCCGTCGAGATCAAGCGGCGCGGTGAGATCGACGGCGTCGAGCAGCTCACCCGCTATCTGGAGCTCCTCAACCGCGACCCGCACCTCGCACCGGTCAAGGGCATCTTCGCCGCCCAGGAGATCAAGCCCCAGGCGCGCGTGCTCGCCACGGACCGGGGTATCGGCTGCACCGTCCTGGACTACAACGCGATGCGCGGCATCGAGGACGACAAGCTGCGGCTGTTCTAG
- a CDS encoding ABC transporter ATP-binding protein: MIEAVGLTKRYGAKTAVYNLSFQVRPGTVTGFLGPNGSGKSTTMRMILGLDQPTTGQVTIGGYPYRKLPNAPRQVGALLDAKAVHGGRHARNHLLCLAQLSGIPARRVDEVLGVVGLQDVAKKRSKGFSLGMGQRLGIAAALLGDPQVLLFDEPVNGLDPEGILWVRNLMKSLAAEGRTVFVSSHLMSEMALTAEHLIVIGRGQLLADMSVKDFISHNSADFARVRTPDSEPQQREKLTAALTEAGGQVLPEQDGALRVTGLPLPRISDLAHGADVRVWELSPHQASLEEAYMRMTQGAVDYRSTVDQRAGLQQPVQQGAMPGGMPPQGQMPVPGQGQPGWYAPPPPQQGGQPFAMQQGAPQGPPQGTPNPYAAAPAPEMTKSATDNEDAR; this comes from the coding sequence ATGATCGAGGCAGTCGGCCTGACGAAGCGCTACGGCGCCAAGACAGCCGTGTACAACCTTTCCTTTCAGGTGCGACCCGGCACCGTCACCGGCTTCCTGGGCCCCAACGGCTCCGGCAAGTCGACGACGATGCGCATGATCCTCGGGCTCGACCAACCCACCACGGGCCAGGTGACGATCGGCGGCTACCCGTACCGCAAGCTCCCCAACGCCCCGCGCCAGGTCGGCGCCCTGCTCGACGCCAAGGCGGTGCACGGCGGCCGGCACGCCCGTAACCACCTCCTGTGCCTGGCGCAGCTCTCCGGCATCCCGGCCCGCCGGGTCGACGAGGTGCTCGGCGTCGTGGGCCTCCAGGACGTGGCGAAGAAGCGCTCCAAGGGCTTCTCGCTCGGCATGGGCCAGCGCCTGGGCATCGCGGCCGCTCTCCTGGGCGACCCGCAGGTGCTGCTCTTCGACGAGCCGGTCAACGGCCTCGACCCCGAGGGCATCCTCTGGGTCAGGAACCTGATGAAGTCCCTCGCGGCCGAGGGGCGTACGGTCTTCGTCTCCTCGCACCTGATGAGCGAGATGGCGCTGACCGCCGAGCACTTGATCGTGATCGGCCGCGGGCAGCTGCTCGCGGACATGAGCGTCAAGGACTTCATCTCGCACAACTCCGCCGACTTCGCCCGGGTGCGTACGCCGGACAGCGAGCCGCAGCAGCGCGAGAAGCTGACGGCCGCGCTGACCGAGGCCGGCGGCCAGGTCCTGCCCGAGCAGGACGGCGCGCTCCGGGTCACCGGGCTTCCGCTGCCCCGCATCAGCGACCTCGCGCACGGCGCGGACGTCCGCGTGTGGGAGCTCTCCCCGCACCAGGCCTCGCTGGAAGAGGCGTACATGCGGATGACGCAGGGCGCCGTCGACTACCGCTCCACGGTCGACCAGCGGGCGGGCCTGCAGCAGCCCGTGCAGCAGGGCGCCATGCCCGGTGGCATGCCGCCGCAGGGCCAGATGCCCGTGCCCGGCCAGGGCCAGCCCGGGTGGTACGCACCGCCGCCGCCCCAGCAGGGCGGTCAGCCCTTCGCGATGCAGCAGGGCGCCCCGCAGGGCCCGCCTCAGGGCACCCCCAACCCGTACGCGGCCGCCCCCGCACCTGAGATGACCAAGAGCGCCACCGACAACGAGGATGCCCGATGA